The following are encoded together in the Acidicapsa ligni genome:
- the pnuC gene encoding nicotinamide riboside transporter PnuC, which yields MAPASHLILWLNEHWFELLAAVVSAVDVWLATRRSMISWPITIGASLLYGEQFRESKLYSDMLLQWIFVVFAIYGWWHWQRGLNREGAVRIETPKRMALLRDVALGAVASVLLGYWMKEHTDASLPWLDSTLTSYSLVGTWWGTQKYIVNWWLWIVLDLIYVAEYQYKHLSLTAVLYAVFVLLASLGVRDWRRAQMQQDAAKSAGVEVA from the coding sequence ATGGCACCTGCGTCCCATTTGATTTTGTGGCTGAATGAGCACTGGTTTGAGCTGCTGGCGGCTGTTGTGAGCGCGGTAGATGTATGGCTGGCTACACGGCGCAGTATGATTTCTTGGCCAATAACGATTGGCGCGAGCCTGCTGTATGGAGAGCAGTTTCGCGAGAGCAAGCTCTACTCCGACATGCTGCTGCAATGGATTTTTGTAGTGTTTGCTATCTATGGCTGGTGGCATTGGCAGCGCGGGTTGAATCGGGAAGGCGCAGTTCGCATAGAGACGCCGAAGAGAATGGCTCTGCTGCGCGATGTTGCGCTTGGTGCTGTGGCGAGTGTGCTGCTGGGGTATTGGATGAAGGAGCATACGGACGCTTCCCTGCCCTGGCTGGATTCAACACTGACGTCGTATAGCCTTGTGGGGACATGGTGGGGTACGCAAAAATACATCGTCAACTGGTGGCTATGGATTGTGCTGGACCTGATTTACGTGGCCGAATATCAGTACAAGCATCTGAGCCTGACTGCGGTACTGTACGCAGTTTTTGTCCTGCTGGCTTCGCTTGGAGTACGCGATTGGCGCAGGGCGCAGATGCAACAGGATGCGGCCAAGAGTGCTGGAGTTGAAGTCGCTTGA